The Coregonus clupeaformis isolate EN_2021a unplaced genomic scaffold, ASM2061545v1 scaf0544, whole genome shotgun sequence genome contains the following window.
gcaagCAAGGCGATTTATAGACCAGGCAGTCGGCAATTGCCTCCACTGTCCAAAATGCCCAAGGTGTGTTGCGTGCGTCCCAATACTCTTTAACAGTAATACCAAAAGCTACTCATATGCAGTACTGTACTACATGGTGGCGTGTATGTGTAATGACGATGTCAGTACCGCATACCACAATAACGATTAGCTTAGTCAGTTTTGATAGGTTAATTGTTTAtgttaaatgttatatttcattgCAGAATGCACAGGATTATTGTACTTCTGTTAATGTCTTTGTCTCTTTGATCAAAAAGAATGATTATAGTTTACAATTTCATGTTGCAGTTACATTCACACAGTTCAATTGATAGACAGCCATTGGTAATTTGCTCACAGTTTAGGTTCTACAGACCAAACATGTTTGACTCTGATTTCAAGAAGAAAAGTAACAACCATGCCTGTCTGTCATTCAACAGTGCAGCAAAAGCAAAAGGAGATGATGAGGATTGTTCTGGTTGggaagactggagttgggaagAGTGCAACAGCAAACACCATCctggggaaaaaagtttttgagtCTCAACGTTCCCCTGTTTCTCTGACAAAAGAGTGTGACAAGGCTAGAGGGGAGGTGGATGGGAGAGAAGTTGCTATTGTTGACACTCCAGGCTTGTTTGACACTGACTTATCACAAAAGGAGACCCTGATAAAGATTGCTAAGTGCATCTCCTTCGCTGCTCCTGGTCCCCATGTGTTCCTTGTAGTGATAGCGTTGGTTAGATTCACAAAGGAAGAGAAAGATGCAGTGGAGATGATTCAGAAATTCTTTGGAGAAGATGCAGCAAGATACATCATCATCCTCTTCACAAATGCAGACCAGCTTGATGAAGAACAAACAATTGAAGACTTTTTGCGTGCCAGTCCAGATCTTCAGCATGTCATTGCCAAATGCAGTGGGCGGTATCATCTCTTCAACAACAAAGATAAGAAGAATCGCTCCCAGGTCACTGAATTGCTTGAGAAGATGAACAAGATGGTCATGATGAATGGAGGAAGCTGCTA
Protein-coding sequences here:
- the LOC123485037 gene encoding GTPase IMAP family member 4-like; translated protein: MAGVQQKQKEMMRIVLVGKTGVGKSATANTILGKKVFESQRSPVSLTKECDKARGEVDGREVAIVDTPGLFDTDLSQKETLIKIAKCISFAAPGPHVFLVVIALVRFTKEEKDAVEMIQKFFGEDAARYIIILFTNADQLDEEQTIEDFLRASPDLQHVIAKCSGRYHLFNNKDKKNRSQVTELLEKMNKMVMMNGGSCYTTEMFQMAERAIEEETKRILREKEEEVRIEEEKLKAKYEGEFLKKHQAILSATTSASARALAERSNDVIKNPLRYFCNIL